A genome region from Flavobacterium sp. includes the following:
- a CDS encoding ferritin-like domain-containing protein, which produces MKNEVKIQEVNPSLDSRRSFLKLSGLTLVTAGLVLAGCSDNDNDDDMDDTSLPGVRNGVFDLGSGDFGVLTYAYALEQLEADFYTKVVNASNFNTVFNDTERQVLTDLYHHEVIHRDFFKAALTGALPDPGSQLLPSLAFSYGSLNFNSRTEVLATAKALEDTGVAAYNGAGRLIKTADYLLLAGKIVSVEARHAAAIRSLINPNSKDFAGDDIVSTSTGLDAAKDPSKILPVAAGFITTKFTAKYLP; this is translated from the coding sequence ATGAAAAACGAAGTTAAAATTCAGGAAGTAAACCCTTCGCTGGATAGCAGAAGGAGCTTTCTTAAGCTCAGTGGATTAACGCTAGTTACAGCAGGTTTGGTTTTAGCTGGCTGCAGCGACAATGATAATGACGATGATATGGACGATACTTCCCTGCCGGGAGTCAGAAACGGTGTTTTTGATTTAGGTTCAGGAGATTTTGGTGTTCTTACTTATGCGTATGCCTTAGAGCAGTTAGAAGCAGATTTTTACACCAAAGTTGTAAATGCCTCAAATTTTAATACAGTCTTTAATGATACTGAACGTCAGGTTTTGACTGACTTATATCATCATGAAGTAATTCACAGGGATTTTTTTAAAGCCGCTTTAACAGGTGCGCTTCCAGATCCAGGTTCACAATTACTTCCCTCTTTAGCCTTTAGTTATGGTTCTTTAAATTTCAACAGCCGTACCGAAGTTTTAGCTACTGCAAAAGCACTTGAAGACACTGGTGTTGCCGCCTATAACGGAGCTGGCCGACTTATAAAAACTGCAGATTACTTATTATTAGCAGGGAAAATTGTTTCTGTAGAAGCCAGACATGCTGCTGCAATTCGAAGTTTGATTAATCCAAATTCTAAAGATTTTGCCGGAGATGACATCGTAAGCACTTCAACTGGATTAGATGCTGCAAAA